Proteins encoded within one genomic window of Oncorhynchus keta strain PuntledgeMale-10-30-2019 chromosome 12, Oket_V2, whole genome shotgun sequence:
- the LOC118390850 gene encoding vesicle transport protein SEC20 — protein sequence MASSQDVHVRICGQEIIKYDLEIKALIQDIRECPGPQSVLMDFNSKVKEKLNQLRLRIQNMEQMAKEQDRETDKQAILSETESHRRQNLSNQTAWRKANLACKLSIDNLEKDQLLNGGDSTVRQRKATKESLVQTSGDITESLMSISRMMAQSVSQSEETIGTLATSSRTVLETDEEFKSMTGTIHLGRKLISKYNRRELTDKLLIFLAVALFLATVLYILKKRLFPFI from the exons atggCGTCTTCCCAGGATGTCCACGTCCGTATTTGTGGACAAGAAATAATCAAATATGATCTCGAAATTAAAGCTCTCATTCAG GACATTAGAGAATGTCCGGGGCCACAAAGTGTGCTGATGGATTTCAACTCCAAAGTAAAAGAGAAATTAAATCAACTGCGACTGAGAATCCAG AATATGGAACAGATGGCTAAGgaacaagacagagagacagacaaacaagcCATcctgagtgagacagagagtcatCGCAGACAGAATCTGAG TAACCAGACAGCTTGGAGGAAGGCAAACTTGGCATGTAAACTGTCCATTGACAACCTTGAGAAAGATCAACTTCTGAATGGTGGAGACTCTACTGTGAGACAGCG GAAAGCAACTAAGGAGAGTCTGGTCCAGACGTctggtgacatcacagagagCCTGATGAGCATCAGTCGTATGATGGCCCAGTCGGTGTCTCAGAGTGAGGAGACCATCGGCACTCTGG CTACATCTTCAAGAACAGTCCTGGAAACGGATGAAGAGTTCAAATCCATGACAGGAACCATACATTTGGGAAGGAAACTGATCTCGAAGTATAATCGACGAGAATTGACTGACAAACTACTAATCTTTCTAGCAGTAGCTTTGTTTTTAGCCACTGTCTTGTACATTTTGAAAAAAAGGCTGTTCCCATTCATTTAG